DNA from Chitinophaga pendula:
CGATGACGCCCCCTGACCGGCTATCACCACCGCACACAAGGCAACATTGACAAGCGCATAGATAGCCAGTAACTTATTAGGTGCCACTTTCTTCATAATTGCTGTTCCCGCAAAACGACCGATCGTAAACAACAATAAACTTACACTTAAAAGTTTTGCGGCTTCTTTACTTCCCATGCCAGCCCAATATTCCGTCACGTAATTCACAAAAAGAGCAGCGATCCCCACTTGCGCTGCCACATAAAAAAACTGGGTGATCACCCCCCATACAAAATGAGAATTGGATAACAAAGGACGCGTAGGCATGCTATTATCTGCTACCTGTGCCGTAGCATCCTCTTTAATTTCGGGCAAAGATGTACGGTAAAAGAAAAAGGCGATCAGCAATACCACCGCTGCAATAATAATATATACCAGTTGCACGGTAGCCAGATCACTTCCCCCTGTAGCCCCACCTTCTTCACCCCCAAAGAATAATTCTGCACCGATCACCGGCCCTAAAAATGATCCCAATCCATTAAAACACTGGGAAAGGTTTAGTCGCTGCTCCGAAGTTTCCTTACTACCCAAAACAGTCACATAAGGGTTGGCAGCAGTCTCCAGGCAGGTAAGCCCGCAAGCCAGTATGAACAATGCCAGCAGGAAAAAATTAAAGTTCAGCAGATGTGCAGCCGGATAAAACAGGAAAGCCCCGCCGGCATACAGTAACAATCCCATTATAATCCCTCGCTTGTAACCAAAACGGTTCATGAACAACCCCGCAGGCAACGCCATCAGGAAATATGCACCAAAATAAGCAGCTTGCAATAATGTAGACCGTCGCTTGGTAATGTCCAGTACCTCCTGGAAATGTTTGTTCAATACATCCAGCAGACCATAGGCCAGCCCCCAAAGAAAGAATAAACTGGTCACCAGGATGAGCGGGATCAGATATTTTCCCGACTTGTTTGTACTGGTATAGGTAGTGTTACCAACTGCGCCGCCTGCCATAGAGTAGATTTTGATGTTTTAAATGGTTGAGATAAATGCTTCCCGTGGAGAAAAAAAAAGTGACATATTAGCTGATAGAACGGTCCAGGTGCGTATATCCGCCGTCCACATAAATGATTTGCCCGGTTGTATGTGAAGAACGGGCCGACAACAAAAATACCGTCATCGCAGCAATTTCATCGGAGGTCGTCATCCGCTTTTCCAGTGGTATTTTGGCTACAATACTATTCAGTTTTTCCTTCGGATCTGGTAAAGAGTTAATCCAGGTTTCATATAATGGTGTCCACACTTCTGCCGGGATAACAGTATTTACCCTTACACTATACGGCAATAACTCTACTGCCCACTCCCGGGTAAGTGCATTAATCGCTCCTTTGGATGCAGCATATCCCGACGTATTACCTTGCCCGGTAGTAGCCACCTTAGAACCTATGTTGACAATATTACCGCTATTGGCTTTGAGATAAGGCAATGCATAATGCGCCAGGTTATAGTAATGAGACAGGTTGGATTGAAGCGATGCCATAAACTTCTCCGGACTACCGTTTTCAAGCCCCACCCCATCATTTGCACCTGCATTGTTCACCAATCCATGGACAGTACCATACTTATCCACCGTAGCCTCGATGACCTTTTTGCACGCATCAGGATTACCCAACTCCGCTACAACACCGTACGCCTTTCCACCTGTAGCTTCAATAGCTACCACCGCTTTCTCATTATCCCGCTCATTACGACCAGCTACGACTACAATAGCACCTTCCTCGGCCAGCTGACGAGAAATCGCTTCTCCTATACCTTTCGCGCCACCAGTCACAATGATCACCTTATCCTTTAATCCCAGATCCATGATATCAGTTTAATTAGTTATAAATTATAAAATTGTTTAGCATTACCTCCCCATACCATGCGCTTCTCGGCAAACGTAAGCCCTTGCATATAATCTTCCAGTAAAGCACACCATTCAGCATACTGTGCCGCAACCAGACATACCGGCCAATCAGAGCCAAACAGCAACCGCTCCGGCCCGAAGGCTTCAAAAACCACGTCCAAATATGGCCGCAGGTCATCGGCATGCCAACCTTGCCAGTCAGCTTCCGTCACCATACCACTGACCTTGCAATACACGTGCGGATGTCTTCCCAACTGCCTCATATCGTTCGCCCACTCATGGATATCGCCGGACCGGATCGCTGGTTTGGCCAGATGATCCACTACCAGCTTTTGCGCAGGACACTGCGCCACAAAAGATACCACAGCTGGTAATTGCGTGGACAATACCAGTATATCATACGTAAATCCAAAATCCTGCAACGCCGCTATACCGCGTAGAAATTCCTTTCCCAGAAGAAAAGCAGGATCAGGTTCTGCCTGCACAATGTGCCGGAAGCCTTTTAATAACGGAAACTGCTTATAATGAAGTAGTCGCTCCCGGATATGCTCCGCACGAAGATCCACCCAGCCTACTACTCCCTTTATAA
Protein-coding regions in this window:
- the fucP gene encoding L-fucose:H+ symporter permease gives rise to the protein MAGGAVGNTTYTSTNKSGKYLIPLILVTSLFFLWGLAYGLLDVLNKHFQEVLDITKRRSTLLQAAYFGAYFLMALPAGLFMNRFGYKRGIIMGLLLYAGGAFLFYPAAHLLNFNFFLLALFILACGLTCLETAANPYVTVLGSKETSEQRLNLSQCFNGLGSFLGPVIGAELFFGGEEGGATGGSDLATVQLVYIIIAAVVLLIAFFFYRTSLPEIKEDATAQVADNSMPTRPLLSNSHFVWGVITQFFYVAAQVGIAALFVNYVTEYWAGMGSKEAAKLLSVSLLLFTIGRFAGTAIMKKVAPNKLLAIYALVNVALCAVVIAGQGASSVYALMAVFFFMSIMFPTIFALGVKDLGANTKKGSSFIIMSIVGGALMPYFMGLIADVQSTAMAYIIPMFCFLIVFYYGWRGYQRR
- a CDS encoding SDR family oxidoreductase, with translation MDLGLKDKVIIVTGGAKGIGEAISRQLAEEGAIVVVAGRNERDNEKAVVAIEATGGKAYGVVAELGNPDACKKVIEATVDKYGTVHGLVNNAGANDGVGLENGSPEKFMASLQSNLSHYYNLAHYALPYLKANSGNIVNIGSKVATTGQGNTSGYAASKGAINALTREWAVELLPYSVRVNTVIPAEVWTPLYETWINSLPDPKEKLNSIVAKIPLEKRMTTSDEIAAMTVFLLSARSSHTTGQIIYVDGGYTHLDRSIS
- a CDS encoding amidohydrolase family protein, with product MNNDLFHHSDDRIDSHQHFWRYHPVKDAWITDDMQVIQRDFLPDDLQPVLTANGITGCVAVQADQSEAETDWLLQLAGAYPFIKGVVGWVDLRAEHIRERLLHYKQFPLLKGFRHIVQAEPDPAFLLGKEFLRGIAALQDFGFTYDILVLSTQLPAVVSFVAQCPAQKLVVDHLAKPAIRSGDIHEWANDMRQLGRHPHVYCKVSGMVTEADWQGWHADDLRPYLDVVFEAFGPERLLFGSDWPVCLVAAQYAEWCALLEDYMQGLTFAEKRMVWGGNAKQFYNL